GGTCGACGCGTCGTGCAGCTGCCAGGTGATCCGGTGCGCCTCGGCGACCGGGCCGAAACCGGTGCGCAGATCCTCCAGCGACACGCCCGGGTCCGAGACGTCGAAGTGCACCCGCATGAAGAAGCGGTCCTGCAGTCGGTCGTCGAACTGCTGGCTCTCCAGGATGTTGCCGGAGTGGGTGACGAGATAGGTGGTCACGGCGTGGACGAGGCCGGCCCGGTCGGGGCACGAAAGGGTGAGGACGAACTCGCGGCCGGGCTGCGGACGAGGAGACATGGCATCCTCCCTCGGTGCGCTATGCGCAACTGTTTGAGTTATGCGCAACATGGTCTCGGGAGGATGGCCGACTGGTCAAGGGGTGGTGTGTGGAAGTGCCGTCCGGCCGGTGTCACCTCGACCGGCAGCCTCTTGACGCCATTGACGAGGTTGGAGCGGGCGCGGGGTACGTCGCCGGTCAGGCGGATGTCCGCCAGGCGCGGGATCAGTTCCTCGAACATGATGCGGATCTCGGTGCGGGCGAGCAGGCTGCCCAGGCACAAGTGTGGGCTGCCCTTGCCGAAGGTGACGTGGTCGTTGTCCTGCCGGGCGACGTCGAAGTCGTAGGGGTTGCCGAAGATCTCCTCGTCGCGGTTGCCGGAGGCGAACCACATGACGACCTTGTCGCCCTCCTTGATCTGCTGGCCGCCGAGTTCGACGTCCTGCGTGGCGGTACGGCGGAAGTGGTAGACGGGGGACGCCCGGCGCAGGGACTCCTCCACCGCGGTGGGGATGAGCTAAGGGTCCTTCTGGAGGCGGGCGAGCTGCTCGGGGTGCTGGAGGAGGGCGAGCATGGAGTGGGTGATGGTGTGGCGGGTCGTCTCGTTGCCGGCCACGACCAGGAGCAGGGTCCGCATCTGAAAGCGGTACTCGTGGAGCAATTAGTGCTCGGAGAGCGCGTGTTACGTGTTGTGCCGCGGACCCGGGACGAGCAGGTCTACGCCTGCCCGGCATGTGGGACACCGTCGCGGCGGACGCACAGCCGGTACGAGCGCCGGCTCGCAGACGCCCCGGTGGGCGGTCGTCGGAGTGTGATCGAACTGTCGGTTCGGCGACTGTTCTGCGACAACTCCGGCTGCACCAGAGTGATATTCGCCGAACAGGTAGAGGGTCTCACCTTCTTCTACGGCCGCCGGCCGCCGCTGCTGCGGGGCTTGCTGGAGGCGGTCGGAGTCGAGCTCGCAGGACGGGCCGGCGGCAGACTCGCCGCCGTGTTGTCGGTCCCGGTCGACCGGTCGGTGCTGCTGCGGCTGGTGATGGCACCGCCCGACCCGCCCGCGGCAACGCCGCGGGTCCTGGGCGTCGACGACTTCGCGACCCGGAAGGGGCACGTCTACGGAACGCTCCTGGTCGACGCCGAGACGCATACCCCGATCGACATGCTCCAAGGCCGCGAAGCCGGGCCCCTGGCCCACTGGCTGTCCGAACATCCCGGCGTCGAGATCATCTGTCGGGACCGGTCCGGCTCCTACAGTGACGCGGCCCGCACCGCCGCTCCCAACGCGGTCCAGGTCGCGGACAAGTGGCACATCTGGAACAACCTCGGCAAGGCTGCCGAGCGGTACGTGACCGTCCACCGCCGCTGCCTGCCGCCCTGGGCGCCGGAGGTGGGGCCGCAGCAGGCCGACATCAGCGACGAGGAAGAGACGTTCCCCGCTTCGCACCGGCGCACCGCAGAACTCGCCCACGTCCGCTGGCACCAGGTCCATGACTTGCTCGATGCGGGGATGGGCATCCGCGCGATCGCGCACTGGCTCGGCTGGGGGCGGCACACCG
The genomic region above belongs to Streptomyces sp. CG1 and contains:
- a CDS encoding ISL3 family transposase, with amino-acid sequence MPRTRDEQVYACPACGTPSRRTHSRYERRLADAPVGGRRSVIELSVRRLFCDNSGCTRVIFAEQVEGLTFFYGRRPPLLRGLLEAVGVELAGRAGGRLAAVLSVPVDRSVLLRLVMAPPDPPAATPRVLGVDDFATRKGHVYGTLLVDAETHTPIDMLQGREAGPLAHWLSEHPGVEIICRDRSGSYSDAARTAAPNAVQVADKWHIWNNLGKAAERYVTVHRRCLPPWAPEVGPQQADISDEEETFPASHRRTAELAHVRWHQVHDLLDAGMGIRAIAHWLGWGRHTVQRYARAARWQDQVTLRPRRSSILDPHADYLRQRWQTGNVMIKDLQRELHEQGTDVSYTTLRDWITRTLPPRQTPPVPPPRPPSVRQVTSWLTLHPDTLNEEEVRQLKLTLAACPELAAAHEHIPAL